A single genomic interval of Flavobacteriales bacterium harbors:
- a CDS encoding AMP-binding protein, translating into SPVIAVNNFEPDGAAIGTVGPVIFNCEVKFAEDGEILCKGPNVMLGYYKRPDLTAEVIDKDGWFHTGDIGEFVDNRFLKITDRKKEMFKTSGGKYVAPQVLENKYKESAFIEQVMVVGAGQKFPGALVVPAFAYLKEWCQEQGISYTTDAEMIFDSKIRDRIWKEIDGYNKDFGKTEQVKKIKLLPVEWSVEGGELTPTLKLKRKVITEKYQQAIDEIYAG; encoded by the coding sequence CGAGTCCCGTTATCGCCGTAAACAATTTTGAGCCCGATGGCGCCGCTATCGGTACGGTCGGTCCGGTCATTTTCAATTGTGAAGTCAAGTTCGCGGAAGATGGCGAGATACTGTGTAAAGGCCCCAACGTCATGCTCGGCTATTACAAACGACCTGACCTTACGGCTGAAGTGATAGATAAAGACGGGTGGTTTCATACCGGTGACATCGGTGAATTTGTGGACAATCGATTCCTGAAGATCACCGACCGGAAAAAGGAAATGTTCAAAACCTCCGGAGGTAAATATGTAGCGCCCCAGGTGCTTGAGAACAAATACAAAGAGTCTGCCTTCATCGAGCAGGTGATGGTGGTGGGTGCCGGACAGAAATTCCCTGGTGCCCTGGTGGTACCCGCCTTTGCTTACCTGAAGGAATGGTGTCAGGAACAGGGAATCTCCTACACAACAGACGCAGAAATGATCTTCGATAGCAAGATCCGAGATCGCATCTGGAAGGAAATTGATGGATATAATAAGGACTTCGGAAAGACCGAACAGGTAAAGAAAATAAAATTGCTGCCGGTGGAATGGAGTGTAGAGGGAGGAGAACTCACCCCAACGCTTAAACTCAAGCGCAAGGTGATCACGGAGAAGTATCAGCAAGCTATTGATGAAATCTATGCCGGATAA